CGCCACCAGCGCCGGCGCCAGCGCAACCGGGCCCGGTCGAGGCACAGGTAGACCACGGGCGTGGTATACAGGGTGAGCAGCTGGCTCACCAGCAGGCCGCCCACGATGGTGATGCCCAGGGGCTGGCGGATCTCGGCGCCGTCGCCCTGGCCCAGGGCCAGCGGCACGGCCCCCAGGATGGCGGCGGCAGTGGTCATCATGATGGGGCGGAAGCGCAGGCGGCAGGCCTCGTGGATGGCCTCGCGCGGGGGCAGGTTGCGGGTGCGTGCGGCCTCGATGGCGAAGTCGATCATCATGATGGCGTTCTTTTTGACGATGCCGCAAAGCAGCAGCACGCCGATGAGGGCGATGACGCTGAACTCCATGCCGCAGGCCCGCAGGGCCAGCAGGGCCCCGATGCCCGCCGACGGCAGGGTGGACAGGATGGTCAGCGGATGGATGAGGCTCTCGTAAAGCACGCCCAGCACGATATAGAGCGCGGCCAGGGCCGCCAGGATGAGCAGCGCCTGCTCCTTGACCGTATCGCTGTACATCTTGGCCGTGCCCTGGAAGCTGCCCACGATGGTGGACGGCATGCCGATGCGCACGCGCGCCTCGTCGATGGCGGCCTGCGCCTGCGAAAGGGAGGCGCCCTCCGCCAGGTTGAAGGACAGGGTCACGGCCGCGAACTGGCCCTGATGGGCCACGGACAGGGGCGCGAAGGCCGGCGAGACCTCGGCCACGCCCAGCAGGGGCACGGCCCCGTCCTTGCCCGGCAGCCAGACCTTGCCCAGCGAATCCTCGCCTTCCAGCCAGGGCAGGGCATATTCCAGCACCACGCGGTACTGGTTCTTCTCCTCGTAGATGGTGCTGACCTGACGCTGGCCGAAGGCATTGTTCAGGGCCGCGTCCACATCCTTCATGGTCAGGCCCAGGCGGGCCAGGGCATCGCGGTTGACGGTCAGCAGGGTCTGCAGGCCACGCTCCTCGATGTCGCTGTCCACATCCTTGAGGATGGGGATGGCCGCGAACTCCTGCTGCAGGCGCCGTCCCCAGCGGCGCAGGCTGTCCAGGTCATCGGCCTGCAGGGTATACTGGTACTGGGAACGGGAGCTGCGCCCGCCCATCATGATGTCCTGCGCGGCCTGCAAAAAGATCTGCAGCCCCGGTTCCGAGGACATCTTGCCGCGCAGGCGGGCGATGACCTGCTGGGCGCTGATGCCGCGTTCCTCCAGCGGCTTGAGGGAGATGAACACGCCCCCGCCGCCGCGACCGCCCGAGATGTGGGCCGAGACCTGGTCCACGGCCGGATCGGCGCTGAGGATGCGCACCAGCCGGGCCAGCTTGACTTCCATGTCCTGAAAAGAAGCGCTCTGGTCCGCGCGGATGCCGCCCATGATGACGCCCGTATCCTGCTGGGGAAAGAAGCCCTTGGGCACCACGATGTACATCCAGACATTGGCCGCCACCACCAGCAGGAGCACGGTCAGGGTCAGCTTCCAGTGGTCCAGCACCACATAGAGGCTGCGGGAATAGCCTTCCTGCATGGAGGAAAGGAAGCGGCCCCACAGCTGCCCCGCACGGGTGAAGATCCCCTGCCGGCCGCCTTCTCCCGCACGCAGGCGGGCACTGCGGCGGGAAAGCTCCTCGTCGAAGGGCCGCAGCAGGGTGGCGCACATCATGGGCGTGGTGGTCAGGGAGACCAGCATGGAGACCAGCACGGCCGTGGCCAGCACCACGGAGAACTCGCGGAACAGCCGCCCCACCACACCGCCCATGAACAAAATGGGGATGAAGACCGCCACCAGCGACAGGGAAATGGAGATGACCGTGAAGCCCACCTCGCGCGCGCCGCGCAGGGCGGCCCGCAGGGGCTTTTCGCCCATCTCCAGACGGCGCACGATGTTCTCCAGCACCACGATGGCGTCGTCCACCACAAAGCCCGTGGCCACGGTCAGGGCCATGAGCGAAAGGTTGTCCAGGGTGTAGCCGCACAGATACATGACCCCGAAGGTGCCGATGAGCGATACCGGCGCGGCCACGGCCGGGATGCTGGTGGCGCGGCCGTTGCGCAAAAAGAGGAAGACCACCAGCACCACCAGGGCCATGGACAGCAACAGGCTCTTCTCCACCTCGTGCAGCGAGGCCCGGATGGTCTGCGAGCGGTCCATGCGCACGGAAAGATCCGCGCTTTCGGGCAGCCAGGAACGCAGCTGCGGGATCATGGCCTTCACCCTGTCCACGGTCTCGATGATGTTGGCCCCGGGCGAACGGAACACGATGAGCAGGATGGAGGGCTTGCCGTTGGAAAGGGCCATCTGGCGGATGTCCTGGCTGGAATCCGTCACCGTGGCCACGTCGCCCAGGCGGATGGTGACGCCGTCGCGCTCGGCCACGATGACCTTGCGGTACTGGGCCGCGGTGCGCAGCTGGTCGCTGGCCACCACCGTCCAGGAGGTGTCCTCGTTCTCCAGATGCCCCTTGGGCAAAAAGGCATTGGCCCCGGCCAGGGCCGCGCGCACGTCCTCCATGGACAGGCCCGTGCGGTGCAGGGCATCGGGCGAGATGTCCACGCGCACGGCGGGCAGGGCGCCGCCGCCCACGGTCACTTCGCCCACCCCGGCGATCTGGCTGATCTTCTGGGCCAGCACCGTGGACGCGGCGTCGTAGAGCTGGGTGCGGCTCAGGACGTCCGAAGTGACGGACAGGATGAGGATGGGCGCGCCCGACGGGTTCACCTTGCGGTAGGTGGGGTTGGACGGCATGGTGGGCAGGGTGGAACGGGCCGCGTTGATGGCCGCCTGCACGTCACGGGCCGCGCCGTTGATGTCCCTGTCCAGATCGAACTGGAGGATGATCCGCGTGGAGCCCAGGCTGCTGCTGGAGGTCATCTCGGTCACACCGGCGATGCGGCCCAGGGCCCGTTCCAGCGGGGTGGCCACGGTGGCGGCCATGGTCTCGGGACTGGCCCCGGGCATGTTGGCCTGGACCCTGACCACAGGGAAATCCACCTCGGGCAGAGGCGCCACGGGCAGCAGGAAAAAGGCCACCATGCCCGCCAGGGTCACGGCGATGGTCAGCAGCGTGGTGGCCACGGGCCGCCGGATGAAGGGCGCGGAAAGGTTCAGGGGGATGAACTCCGGCCCGAAGCGCTTGCGCCGTCCCCCGGCCGGGGCCGGTTCCCGCCCCTCAGGGGCGTGGCCGTTTTCCCTGCCGGGCACAGGGGCACGCGGCGTCTCCTCAGGCCTGCCCATGACCGGCCTCCCCGCCGCGGCGGCCCAGCTTTTCGGCCAGCCGCGCGAACCAGATATAGATGACAGGGGTGGTGAACAGGGTCAGCACCTGGCTGACGATAAGTCCGCCCACCATGGTCACGCCCAGCGGACGGCGCAGCTCCGCGCCCATGCCCCAGCCGATCATCAGGGGCAGGGCCCCCAGCAGGGCCGCCATGGTGGTCATGAGGATGGGCCGCAGACGCAGCAGACAGGCCTGCCGGATGGCGGCCTGCGGGTCCTTGCCCTCCTGCCGCTCGGCCTCCAGGGCGAAGTCGATCATCATGATGGCGTTCTTTTTGACGATGCCGATGAGCAGGATGATGCCGATGATGCCCACCACGCCCAGCTCCATGCCGCAGAGCATGAGGGCCAGCGTGGCGCCGATGCCCGCCGACGGCAGGGTGGACAGGATGGTCACGGGATGGATGTAGCTTTCGTAGAGCACGCCCAGCACGATGTACATGGTGACCACGGCGGCCAGCAGCAGCCAGACCTGGTTGTCCGTGGACGCGGCAAAGGCATGGGCCGCGCCCTGGAACTGGCAGCGCAGGGACGAGGGCAGCTCCAGGGAGGCGAGGGTCTCCTCCACCGCCTTCACGGCCGCGCCCAGGGACGAGCCTTCGGCCACGTTGAAGGAGATGGTGGCCACCGGGAACTGGCCCTGCCGCATGGTGGCCGGGCGCGCGGAGCGTTCTTCCATGCGCACCAGGGCCGAGAGCGGGATGGGCTTGCCCTCGCTGCCCTTGACGTAGACCTTTTCGATGTCGTCCGGGCCGCGCCGGAACTGCGGGGCGCTTTCCAGCACCACCTTGTACTGGTTGGTCTGGGTGAAGATGGTGGAGATCAGGCGCTGGCCCAGCGCGTCATACAGGGCATTGTCGATGACGTCCATGCTCACGCCCAGACGGCTGGCCGCGTCGCGGTCGATGGCCAGCCAGAGCATGCGGCCCCGGCCCAGCAGGTCGCTGGTCACATGGCTCAGCTCCGGCCGCGCCCGCAACGCCGCCAGGATGTCCGGGATGCGTCCTTCCAGCTGGGCGTCGCTAAGGGCCTCCACCGAAAGCTGGTACTGGGTGCGCGAGACGCGGTCCTCCACGGTCAGATCCTGCACAGGCTGCAGGAACAGATCCATGCCCGGCAGGCTGTCCGCCCGCTCCATGAGGCGCCGGGCGATGACCGGGGCGCGGTGGTCGCGGTCTTCCAGCGGCTTGAGGTCGATGGTCAGGCGCGAGGTGGCCAGACTGGGGTTGATGCCGTCCACGCCCACGAAGAACGCCACCCGGGCCACGGCCGGATCGGCCAGCAGCACGTCGGAAAGCTCTTTCTGCCGCCGGGCCATGGCCGCGAAGGACGTGTCCTGCGGGAATTCCGCGATGCCCTGGATGACGCCCGTGTCCTGCGTGGGGAAAAAGCCCTTGGGCACCAGCGCGTACATGGCCACGCTCA
This is a stretch of genomic DNA from Desulfovibrio piger. It encodes these proteins:
- a CDS encoding efflux RND transporter permease subunit, whose translation is MGRPEETPRAPVPGRENGHAPEGREPAPAGGRRKRFGPEFIPLNLSAPFIRRPVATTLLTIAVTLAGMVAFFLLPVAPLPEVDFPVVRVQANMPGASPETMAATVATPLERALGRIAGVTEMTSSSSLGSTRIILQFDLDRDINGAARDVQAAINAARSTLPTMPSNPTYRKVNPSGAPILILSVTSDVLSRTQLYDAASTVLAQKISQIAGVGEVTVGGGALPAVRVDISPDALHRTGLSMEDVRAALAGANAFLPKGHLENEDTSWTVVASDQLRTAAQYRKVIVAERDGVTIRLGDVATVTDSSQDIRQMALSNGKPSILLIVFRSPGANIIETVDRVKAMIPQLRSWLPESADLSVRMDRSQTIRASLHEVEKSLLLSMALVVLVVFLFLRNGRATSIPAVAAPVSLIGTFGVMYLCGYTLDNLSLMALTVATGFVVDDAIVVLENIVRRLEMGEKPLRAALRGAREVGFTVISISLSLVAVFIPILFMGGVVGRLFREFSVVLATAVLVSMLVSLTTTPMMCATLLRPFDEELSRRSARLRAGEGGRQGIFTRAGQLWGRFLSSMQEGYSRSLYVVLDHWKLTLTVLLLVVAANVWMYIVVPKGFFPQQDTGVIMGGIRADQSASFQDMEVKLARLVRILSADPAVDQVSAHISGGRGGGGVFISLKPLEERGISAQQVIARLRGKMSSEPGLQIFLQAAQDIMMGGRSSRSQYQYTLQADDLDSLRRWGRRLQQEFAAIPILKDVDSDIEERGLQTLLTVNRDALARLGLTMKDVDAALNNAFGQRQVSTIYEEKNQYRVVLEYALPWLEGEDSLGKVWLPGKDGAVPLLGVAEVSPAFAPLSVAHQGQFAAVTLSFNLAEGASLSQAQAAIDEARVRIGMPSTIVGSFQGTAKMYSDTVKEQALLILAALAALYIVLGVLYESLIHPLTILSTLPSAGIGALLALRACGMEFSVIALIGVLLLCGIVKKNAIMMIDFAIEAARTRNLPPREAIHEACRLRFRPIMMTTAAAILGAVPLALGQGDGAEIRQPLGITIVGGLLVSQLLTLYTTPVVYLCLDRARLRWRRRWWRLRYGERKAALLTALCRQG